The Streptomyces sp. DH-12 genome has a window encoding:
- a CDS encoding flavoprotein, with product MTDKPFLYVVVCAAGVAADVGKLITAAQERGWEVGVLATPTAMSGFFDAAAVETRTGRPIRSAWRRPGDPRPFPAPDAVVVAPATFNTVNKWAAGIADTLAVGTLCEAAGLGVPIAVLPCVADALAAHPAYRDSVARLRGMGVRFADPYQEEAGGDGGRREFGWERALDLLRNG from the coding sequence GTGACCGACAAGCCCTTCCTCTACGTCGTCGTCTGCGCCGCCGGAGTCGCCGCGGACGTCGGCAAGCTGATCACCGCCGCGCAGGAGCGGGGCTGGGAGGTCGGTGTCCTCGCCACCCCGACGGCGATGAGCGGCTTCTTCGACGCCGCCGCCGTCGAGACGCGGACCGGCCGCCCGATCCGCTCCGCCTGGCGCCGCCCCGGCGACCCGCGCCCCTTCCCGGCGCCCGACGCCGTGGTGGTCGCCCCGGCCACCTTCAACACCGTCAACAAGTGGGCGGCCGGCATCGCCGACACCCTCGCCGTCGGCACCCTGTGCGAGGCCGCCGGGCTCGGCGTGCCGATCGCCGTCCTGCCCTGCGTCGCCGACGCGCTGGCCGCCCATCCCGCCTACCGGGACAGCGTCGCCCGGCTGCGCGGCATGGGCGTCCGCTTCGCCGACCCGTACCAGGAGGAGGCCGGAGGGGACGGCGGGCGGCGGGAGTTCGGCTGGGAGCGGGCCCTGGACCTGTTGCGGAACGGCTGA
- a CDS encoding STAS domain-containing protein, which produces MRYEPPPLTRHLRVRRDRGHTVLEFHGEIDIAAAAEIVPHLDLATAEPGARVVIDLTHVAFFDLSGLRLIHRARHRLADGRLHLVCAHPLTLRMLRITGLSRLLPPWPTLEAALTAPGSGSGPV; this is translated from the coding sequence GTGCGGTACGAACCCCCGCCGCTGACGCGGCATCTGCGCGTGCGCCGCGACCGGGGTCACACCGTGCTCGAGTTCCACGGCGAGATCGACATCGCGGCCGCCGCGGAGATCGTGCCGCACCTCGACCTGGCGACCGCCGAGCCGGGCGCCCGCGTGGTCATCGACCTGACCCACGTCGCGTTCTTCGACCTCTCCGGGCTGCGCCTGATCCACCGGGCCCGGCACCGCCTCGCCGACGGACGGCTGCACCTGGTGTGCGCCCATCCACTGACCCTGCGGATGCTGCGGATCACCGGGCTGTCCCGTCTGCTGCCTCCGTGGCCCACCCTGGAGGCGGCGCTGACCGCCCCCGGATCGGGGTCCGGGCCGGTGTAG
- a CDS encoding cation diffusion facilitator family transporter — MTTRSDRRTRVTVLVALAANLVIAAAKAVGGLAASSPALLSEAAHSVADSLNEIFLLAALRRSRRPADTRHPFGYGKERFFWSLLAAVGIFVMGGCFSFYQGVDALRGGGDEHLSGYVAGLVVLGVALLAEGGSLLRALYQVRRQGGGLGDPALRTVIAEDGTAVVGVTLAMAGMALHMTTGQVVWEASASLAIGVLLVYVAYRLGREARDQLIGEAADPRASERIRELLRAQPEIDSVEALFTMKTGLDTALVAARVDLVPGLDSERVEQVAVRIKRSIARVVPEAAQVFLDVTDRGATEAWEGPAATGERGGA, encoded by the coding sequence GTGACTACACGATCGGATCGCAGAACACGGGTCACCGTCCTGGTGGCGCTCGCGGCCAACCTCGTGATCGCCGCCGCCAAGGCCGTCGGCGGCCTGGCCGCGTCCTCCCCGGCGCTGCTGTCGGAGGCGGCGCACTCGGTGGCCGACAGTCTGAACGAGATCTTCCTGCTCGCGGCCCTCCGCCGCAGCCGCCGTCCGGCCGACACCCGCCACCCCTTCGGTTACGGCAAGGAACGGTTCTTCTGGTCGCTGCTCGCGGCCGTCGGCATCTTCGTGATGGGCGGCTGCTTCTCCTTCTACCAGGGCGTCGACGCGCTGCGGGGCGGGGGGGACGAGCACCTGAGCGGTTACGTCGCCGGACTCGTCGTGCTCGGCGTGGCCCTCCTCGCCGAGGGCGGCTCGCTGCTGCGCGCCCTGTACCAGGTGCGCCGGCAGGGCGGCGGCCTCGGCGACCCGGCGCTGCGCACGGTCATCGCCGAGGACGGCACCGCGGTCGTCGGCGTCACCCTGGCCATGGCCGGCATGGCGCTGCACATGACCACCGGACAGGTCGTGTGGGAGGCGTCCGCCTCGCTCGCCATCGGCGTCCTGCTGGTGTACGTCGCCTACCGGCTCGGCCGCGAGGCCCGGGACCAGCTCATCGGCGAGGCCGCCGACCCGCGGGCGAGCGAACGGATCCGGGAACTGCTGCGCGCCCAGCCCGAGATAGACAGCGTGGAGGCGCTGTTCACCATGAAGACCGGGCTCGACACCGCGCTGGTGGCCGCCCGGGTCGACCTGGTGCCGGGGCTGGACAGCGAGCGGGTGGAACAGGTCGCGGTGCGCATCAAGCGGTCCATCGCCCGGGTGGTCCCCGAGGCCGCCCAGGTGTTCCTCGACGTCACCGACCGCGGCGCGACGGAGGCATGGGAGGGCCCCGCCGCGACGGGGGAACGCGGCGGGGCCTGA
- a CDS encoding DUF4235 domain-containing protein, producing MAKKNKKAKKKLPLAYKPIGFALGWTSGTVAGLAFQKTWKVIKKEDNAPDALDRDRSWGEILLAAAIQGAIFAVVRSAVDRAGAKAIERSTGTWPVPDQGGRD from the coding sequence GTGGCGAAGAAGAACAAGAAGGCGAAGAAGAAGCTGCCCCTGGCGTACAAGCCGATCGGCTTCGCGCTGGGCTGGACCAGCGGCACCGTGGCGGGCCTGGCCTTCCAGAAGACCTGGAAGGTGATCAAGAAGGAGGACAACGCGCCGGACGCGCTGGACCGCGACCGCAGCTGGGGCGAGATCCTGCTGGCCGCGGCGATCCAGGGGGCGATCTTCGCGGTGGTGCGCAGTGCGGTGGACCGCGCGGGCGCGAAGGCGATCGAGCGGTCCACCGGGACCTGGCCGGTACCGGACCAGGGGGGCCGTGACTGA
- a CDS encoding toxin Doc: MTPVLHIDVPWLLQRHEEVLPDQPTINDFSALVAAVARHRVDPPRLGVDSDAAWRAAALLHTLAVLRPLPSANARFACATAVAYMYVSGAGIDPPYGALVDLARDLISGAVDVYGAADRLRSWQI; encoded by the coding sequence ATGACGCCCGTGCTGCACATCGACGTGCCCTGGCTGCTCCAGCGGCACGAGGAGGTCCTCCCGGACCAGCCCACGATCAACGACTTCTCCGCCCTCGTGGCGGCCGTCGCCCGGCACCGCGTCGATCCGCCCCGGCTGGGCGTGGACTCCGACGCCGCCTGGCGGGCCGCCGCCCTGCTGCACACCCTCGCCGTGCTCCGCCCGCTGCCCTCGGCCAACGCCCGCTTCGCCTGCGCCACGGCCGTCGCCTACATGTACGTCAGCGGCGCCGGCATCGACCCGCCCTACGGCGCCCTGGTCGACCTCGCGCGCGACCTGATCTCCGGCGCGGTGGACGTGTACGGCGCCGCCGACCGGCTGCGCTCCTGGCAGATCTGA
- a CDS encoding DUF4230 domain-containing protein, whose protein sequence is MTTPVEGPTARVPGWVKVLGATVVLLAVLFAGIRLSVLPGLKDLFGTETRDRSGPALLESIQDISRYDAASGAFQVVVDLEKDTKFLPDAVRGSRTLYVGAGTVDAYVDLGGLKEGDVRVDEDRTSATLRLPRARLDAPALDVDRSYAVSKQRGLLDRLGDLFSDNPNSEQAVQKLAVRHIREAAEESGLTARAEANTREMLQGLLRSLGFERVRVSFAD, encoded by the coding sequence ATGACGACTCCGGTGGAGGGACCGACCGCGCGCGTGCCCGGCTGGGTGAAGGTGCTGGGCGCGACGGTGGTACTGCTGGCCGTGCTGTTCGCCGGGATCCGGCTGAGCGTGCTGCCGGGGCTGAAGGACCTGTTCGGCACGGAGACGCGCGACCGTTCGGGGCCCGCGCTGCTGGAGTCCATCCAGGACATCAGCCGCTACGACGCCGCCTCGGGCGCCTTCCAGGTGGTGGTGGACCTGGAGAAGGACACCAAGTTCCTGCCGGACGCGGTCCGCGGCAGCCGCACCCTGTACGTGGGCGCGGGCACCGTGGACGCGTACGTCGACCTCGGCGGGCTGAAGGAGGGCGACGTCCGGGTGGACGAGGACCGCACCTCCGCCACGCTGCGGCTGCCCCGAGCCCGTCTGGACGCCCCGGCACTGGACGTGGACCGTTCCTACGCCGTCTCCAAGCAGCGCGGCCTGCTCGACCGGCTCGGGGATCTCTTCTCGGACAACCCGAACAGTGAACAGGCCGTGCAGAAGCTCGCGGTGCGCCACATCCGGGAGGCGGCCGAGGAGAGCGGGCTGACCGCGCGGGCGGAGGCCAACACCCGGGAGATGCTCCAGGGCCTGCTGCGCTCCCTGGGCTTCGAGCGGGTGCGCGTCAGCTTCGCCGACTGA
- a CDS encoding VOC family protein: protein MALVTTGVVVLDCAEPEKLADFYKELLEADHVDASANRVEIRTADGFRLALRRDVNATAPSWPRPENSLQAHLEFMADDLDGVERKIVSLGGRPTESGDSSSSTEERGYADPAGHSFTVRRGTPTAPKQG from the coding sequence ATGGCACTGGTGACCACGGGCGTGGTGGTGCTCGACTGCGCCGAACCCGAGAAACTCGCCGATTTCTACAAGGAGTTGCTGGAGGCGGACCACGTCGACGCGAGCGCCAACCGGGTGGAGATCCGCACCGCCGACGGTTTCCGCCTGGCCCTGCGCCGCGACGTGAACGCGACCGCGCCGAGCTGGCCCCGCCCGGAGAACTCCCTCCAGGCGCACCTGGAGTTCATGGCGGACGACCTGGACGGGGTGGAGCGGAAGATCGTGAGCCTGGGCGGCCGCCCGACGGAGAGCGGTGACTCGTCCAGCTCCACCGAGGAGCGCGGGTACGCCGATCCGGCGGGGCATTCCTTCACCGTCCGCCGGGGCACGCCGACAGCGCCCAAGCAGGGCTGA
- a CDS encoding SpoIIE family protein phosphatase, whose protein sequence is MRPDDPFDDAVTARAVITADGTLTRWSEGARLLLGHRAEEVVGRPAAELLADGSGPLPLPSDRWNGTLVLRHRDGGTVSVWVLAHRRQPSGDGPGEWLAVTPLEATDHDLPDDPLVRKAVFQSPCATMVFDQGLRLRGVNDAMAQLLGLPAGHLRGLRPTDIGSRPQHSELERQLRQVLRTGRPHDMQTHMKARAESHAHAWLARLAPLTDRSGRVRGVCVTSHDFTEQFRARERLQLVNEASMRIGTTLDVTRTAQELADVCVPALADFVSVELLEPEENGNEAAGPLSPPVPLRRVAQQSLTAGAPESVAQVGEVVVYPEHSPQADSLVTGHSIVASVPSGDLDPWLSVDETRARRIEEYGVHSMLSVPLQARGTTLGVAVFTRFSRPEAFTHDDVLLAEEVTARAAVCIDNARRYSQERETTLTLQRSLLPRSLPRTAALEAATRYLPAARSGVGGDWFDVIPLSGMRVAMVVGDVVGHGIQASATMGRLRTAVRTLADIDLAPDELLTHLDDLVLHLSEEAGGDSGPGEVGATCLYAVYDPVSRRCTLCRAGHPPPVLIPPGGPARHLELPSGPPLGLGGLPFESAEFELSDDSVLAFYTDGLVTSHGRGDQQGEAALREALSGASGPLDETCDRVLNSVLAPGGSADDVALLLARTRGLPSSQVATWDIPADPALVAPIRKQVLDQLAAWALTDASFTAELVVSELVTNAIRYGAPPIRLRLIHDASTLICEVSDSSHTAPHLRRAKTWDEGGRGLLLVAQLTQRWGTRHTTEGKTIWAELALADRE, encoded by the coding sequence ATGAGGCCGGACGACCCGTTCGACGATGCCGTGACGGCCCGGGCCGTCATCACCGCCGACGGCACGCTCACGCGGTGGAGCGAGGGCGCGCGACTGCTGCTGGGACACCGGGCCGAGGAGGTCGTCGGCCGCCCGGCCGCCGAGCTGCTGGCCGACGGTTCGGGACCGCTCCCACTGCCGTCCGACCGGTGGAACGGCACGCTGGTGCTGCGCCACCGCGACGGCGGCACGGTGAGCGTGTGGGTGCTCGCCCACCGCCGGCAGCCCTCCGGCGACGGCCCCGGCGAGTGGCTCGCGGTCACCCCGCTGGAGGCGACCGACCACGATCTGCCCGACGACCCGCTGGTCAGGAAGGCCGTCTTCCAGTCGCCGTGCGCCACGATGGTCTTCGACCAGGGACTGCGGCTGCGCGGGGTCAACGACGCGATGGCCCAGCTCCTCGGCCTGCCCGCCGGCCACCTGCGCGGGCTGCGGCCCACCGACATCGGGAGCCGCCCGCAGCACAGCGAGCTGGAACGGCAGCTGCGGCAGGTGCTGCGCACCGGGCGGCCGCACGACATGCAGACGCACATGAAGGCCAGGGCCGAGAGCCACGCGCACGCCTGGCTGGCCCGGCTGGCGCCGCTGACCGACCGGTCCGGACGGGTGCGGGGCGTGTGCGTGACCTCGCACGACTTCACCGAGCAGTTCCGGGCCCGGGAGCGGCTGCAGCTGGTCAACGAGGCCAGCATGCGCATCGGCACCACCCTGGACGTCACCCGGACGGCGCAGGAGCTGGCGGACGTGTGCGTGCCGGCGCTCGCCGACTTCGTCAGCGTGGAGCTGCTGGAGCCGGAGGAGAACGGGAACGAGGCGGCCGGTCCGCTGTCCCCGCCGGTCCCGCTGCGCCGGGTCGCCCAGCAGTCCCTGACGGCCGGCGCCCCGGAGAGCGTCGCGCAGGTGGGCGAGGTGGTCGTCTACCCGGAGCACTCGCCGCAGGCGGACTCGCTGGTCACCGGCCACAGCATCGTCGCCTCCGTGCCGTCCGGCGACCTCGACCCGTGGCTGTCGGTGGACGAGACGCGGGCCCGGCGGATCGAGGAGTACGGCGTGCACTCGATGCTGTCCGTGCCGCTCCAGGCGCGCGGCACCACCCTCGGCGTGGCCGTCTTCACCCGCTTCAGCCGGCCGGAGGCGTTCACCCACGACGACGTGCTGCTGGCCGAGGAGGTCACCGCGCGCGCCGCCGTCTGCATCGACAACGCCCGCCGCTACTCGCAGGAGCGGGAGACGACGCTCACCCTCCAGCGCAGCCTGCTGCCCCGGTCCCTGCCGCGGACGGCCGCCCTGGAGGCCGCCACCCGCTACCTGCCGGCCGCGCGCTCCGGTGTGGGCGGCGACTGGTTCGACGTGATCCCGCTGTCCGGGATGCGGGTCGCCATGGTCGTCGGGGACGTCGTGGGGCACGGCATCCAGGCCTCGGCGACGATGGGCCGGCTGCGCACGGCCGTGCGCACCCTCGCCGACATCGACCTCGCCCCCGACGAGCTGCTCACCCACCTCGACGACCTGGTGCTGCACCTGTCGGAGGAGGCGGGCGGCGACTCCGGGCCCGGAGAGGTCGGCGCGACCTGCCTGTACGCGGTGTACGACCCGGTGTCGCGGCGCTGCACCCTGTGCCGGGCGGGGCATCCGCCGCCGGTGCTGATCCCGCCGGGCGGACCGGCCCGGCACCTGGAACTGCCGTCGGGGCCGCCGCTGGGCCTGGGCGGACTGCCGTTCGAGTCGGCGGAGTTCGAGCTGTCCGACGACAGCGTGCTGGCGTTCTACACCGACGGACTGGTCACCTCGCACGGGCGGGGGGACCAGCAGGGCGAGGCCGCGCTGCGCGAGGCGCTGTCCGGCGCGTCGGGCCCGCTCGACGAGACGTGCGACCGTGTGCTGAACAGCGTGCTGGCGCCGGGCGGCTCGGCGGACGACGTGGCGCTGCTGCTGGCCCGCACCCGGGGCCTGCCGTCCTCGCAGGTCGCCACCTGGGACATCCCGGCCGATCCGGCGCTGGTGGCACCCATCCGCAAGCAGGTCCTCGACCAGCTCGCCGCATGGGCGCTCACCGACGCGTCGTTCACGGCGGAGCTGGTGGTGAGCGAGCTGGTCACCAACGCCATCCGCTACGGCGCCCCGCCGATCCGGCTGCGCCTGATCCACGACGCGTCGACGCTGATCTGCGAGGTCTCCGACAGCAGCCACACGGCTCCGCACCTGCGCCGCGCCAAGACCTGGGACGAGGGCGGCCGCGGCCTGCTCCTGGTCGCCCAGCTCACCCAGCGGTGGGGGACGCGGCACACGACGGAGGGCAAGACGATCTGGGCGGAACTGGCCCTGGCGGACAGGGAGTGA
- a CDS encoding glycoside hydrolase family 9 protein gives MKRRRTALLTLTGLLATALTALPAAPAGADEAEQVRNGTFDNGIEPWWASEGVTAGASDGRLCADVPGGTANRWDAAVGHNDITLVEGETYRFSFSATGSPAGHVVRAIVGLQVEPYDTYYEVSPQLSVSGDTYSYTFTAPVGTERAQVGFQLGGSPDPWRFCVDDVSLLGGVAPEPYEPDTGPRVRVNQVGYLPAGPKNATLVTDATQKLPWRLEDGRGRVVRTGWTVPRGTDASSGQNVHSVDFGSYRGRGTGFTLTADGETSHPFDIDARAYERLRLDSAKYYYTQRSGVEIREDLRPGYGRPAGHVDVAPNQGDGAVPCQPGVCDYTLDVTGGWYDAGDHGKYVVNGGISTWEVLSTYERAQHARTGRPHELGDRTLNIPESGNKVPDILDEARWELEFLLKMQVPDGEPLAGMAHHKIHDEQWTGLPLLPSDDPQKRELHPPTTAATLNLAATAAQAARLYRPYDKGFADRALAAARKAWAAALAHPDRLADPDDGIGGGAYPDDIVSDEFYWAAAELYLTTGERQFKDHLLKSPVHTQDIFGPTGFDWARTAAAGRLDLATVPNRLPGLDKVRRSVIEGADRYLATLKAHPYGMPYAPEGNLYDWGSSHQILNNAVVLATAYDLTGAAKYRDGALQSMDYILGRNALNMSYVTGYGEVHAKNQHSRWYARQLDPNLPNPPAGTLSGGPNASIQDPFAQSKLQGCVGQFCFIDDIQSWSTNEHTINWNAALTRMASFVADQG, from the coding sequence GTGAAACGACGCAGAACCGCGCTGCTGACCCTCACCGGTCTGCTGGCGACCGCGCTCACCGCGCTGCCGGCCGCCCCGGCCGGGGCGGACGAGGCCGAGCAGGTCCGCAACGGCACCTTCGACAACGGCATCGAACCCTGGTGGGCCTCCGAGGGGGTCACCGCGGGCGCCTCCGACGGCCGCCTGTGCGCCGACGTGCCCGGCGGCACCGCCAACCGCTGGGACGCGGCCGTGGGCCACAACGACATCACCCTGGTGGAGGGGGAGACCTACCGCTTCTCCTTCAGCGCGACCGGTTCGCCCGCGGGCCATGTGGTCCGGGCGATCGTCGGCCTCCAGGTGGAGCCCTACGACACCTACTACGAGGTGTCGCCGCAGCTCAGCGTCTCCGGCGACACCTACTCGTACACCTTCACCGCACCGGTCGGCACCGAGCGGGCCCAGGTCGGCTTCCAGCTCGGCGGCAGCCCCGACCCCTGGCGGTTCTGCGTGGACGACGTCTCCCTGCTGGGCGGCGTCGCCCCCGAGCCGTACGAGCCGGACACCGGGCCGCGCGTCCGGGTCAACCAGGTGGGCTACCTGCCCGCCGGGCCGAAGAACGCCACGCTGGTCACCGACGCCACGCAGAAGCTGCCCTGGCGGCTCGAGGACGGCCGCGGCCGGGTGGTCCGCACCGGCTGGACCGTGCCGCGCGGCACCGACGCCTCCTCCGGGCAGAACGTGCACTCCGTCGACTTCGGCTCCTACCGGGGACGCGGCACCGGCTTCACCCTCACCGCGGACGGCGAGACCAGCCACCCCTTCGACATCGACGCGAGGGCGTACGAGCGGCTGCGGCTGGACTCGGCGAAGTACTACTACACCCAGCGCAGCGGCGTGGAGATCCGCGAGGACCTGCGCCCCGGCTACGGCCGCCCGGCCGGCCACGTGGACGTGGCGCCCAACCAGGGCGACGGCGCGGTGCCCTGCCAGCCGGGGGTCTGCGACTACACCCTCGACGTCACCGGCGGCTGGTACGACGCCGGCGACCACGGCAAGTACGTCGTCAACGGCGGCATCAGCACCTGGGAGGTGCTCAGCACCTACGAGCGCGCGCAGCACGCCCGCACCGGCCGGCCGCACGAGCTCGGCGACCGGACGCTGAACATCCCGGAGAGCGGCAACAAGGTCCCCGACATCCTCGACGAGGCCCGCTGGGAGCTGGAGTTCCTGCTGAAGATGCAGGTGCCGGACGGCGAGCCGCTGGCCGGCATGGCCCACCACAAGATCCACGACGAGCAGTGGACCGGGCTGCCCCTGCTGCCCAGCGACGACCCGCAGAAGCGCGAGCTGCACCCGCCGACGACCGCCGCCACCCTGAACCTCGCCGCCACGGCGGCGCAGGCGGCCCGGCTCTACCGTCCCTACGACAAGGGGTTCGCCGACCGCGCCCTGGCGGCGGCGCGCAAGGCCTGGGCGGCCGCGCTGGCCCACCCGGACCGCCTCGCCGACCCGGACGACGGCATCGGCGGCGGCGCCTACCCCGACGACATCGTGTCCGACGAGTTCTACTGGGCGGCCGCCGAGCTCTACCTCACCACCGGTGAGCGCCAGTTCAAGGACCACCTGCTGAAGTCCCCGGTGCACACCCAGGACATCTTCGGCCCGACCGGATTCGACTGGGCGCGCACCGCCGCGGCCGGCCGGCTCGACCTCGCCACGGTGCCGAACAGGCTGCCCGGACTCGACAAGGTCCGCCGCTCCGTCATCGAGGGCGCCGACCGCTACCTGGCCACCCTGAAGGCGCACCCGTACGGGATGCCGTACGCGCCGGAGGGCAACCTCTACGACTGGGGCTCCAGCCACCAGATCCTCAACAACGCCGTCGTCCTCGCCACCGCCTACGACCTCACCGGCGCGGCCAAGTACCGGGACGGCGCGCTGCAGAGCATGGACTACATCCTCGGCCGCAACGCCCTGAACATGTCCTACGTCACCGGCTACGGCGAGGTCCACGCCAAGAACCAGCACAGCCGGTGGTACGCCCGCCAGCTCGACCCGAACCTGCCGAACCCGCCCGCCGGCACGCTCTCCGGCGGACCCAACGCCAGCATCCAGGACCCGTTCGCCCAGTCGAAGCTGCAGGGCTGCGTCGGACAGTTCTGCTTCATCGACGACATCCAGTCCTGGTCGACCAACGAGCACACCATCAACTGGAACGCGGCCCTGACCCGCATGGCCTCCTTCGTGGCCGACCAGGGCTGA
- a CDS encoding VanZ family protein, which produces MARAARHPLPLPLRLLVMLCAFAFMVLFAVVLARLTLQPSPASESLTHTNLHPGRSLRAYLDQPALRDAVKQIGGNILLGVPFGVLAPVVAPRTRGFLRILFLTAVVMLLVEVAQGSLVTGRAFDIDDVILNTAGALIGYLLVGRRMSRAVHARRSEE; this is translated from the coding sequence ATGGCCCGCGCCGCCCGCCATCCGCTCCCGCTGCCCCTGCGGCTGCTGGTGATGCTGTGCGCCTTCGCCTTCATGGTGCTCTTCGCGGTGGTGCTGGCCCGGCTCACGCTGCAGCCGTCCCCCGCCTCGGAGTCCCTGACCCACACCAACCTGCATCCGGGCCGCTCCCTGCGGGCCTATCTGGACCAGCCGGCGCTGCGGGACGCGGTGAAGCAGATCGGCGGCAACATCCTGCTGGGCGTGCCCTTCGGGGTGCTCGCGCCGGTCGTCGCGCCGCGCACCCGGGGCTTCCTGCGGATCCTGTTCCTGACGGCCGTGGTGATGCTGCTGGTCGAGGTGGCGCAGGGTTCGCTGGTCACCGGCCGCGCCTTCGACATCGACGACGTCATCCTCAACACCGCCGGGGCGCTGATCGGTTACCTGCTCGTGGGCCGGCGGATGAGCAGGGCCGTGCACGCACGCCGCTCCGAGGAGTGA
- a CDS encoding nitroreductase family deazaflavin-dependent oxidoreductase — protein sequence MPLEGEYEPSPTAWVREQVELIERSGGTEGTTLQGRPVVVLTSRGARSGKLRKTPVMRVEHEGRYAVVASLGGAPKHPVWYHNLKADPHVELRDGPHTWDMTAREVTGEEKAEWWKRAVAAFPPYEEYQQKTSREIPVFVLERSGQG from the coding sequence ATGCCTCTCGAAGGCGAGTACGAACCCAGCCCGACGGCCTGGGTGCGGGAACAGGTGGAACTGATCGAGCGGTCCGGCGGCACGGAGGGGACGACGCTGCAGGGCAGACCCGTGGTCGTGCTGACCAGCCGGGGAGCGAGGAGCGGCAAACTGCGCAAGACCCCGGTGATGCGGGTGGAGCACGAGGGCCGCTACGCGGTGGTCGCCTCGCTGGGCGGCGCGCCCAAGCACCCGGTGTGGTACCACAACCTGAAGGCCGATCCGCACGTCGAACTCCGGGACGGCCCGCACACGTGGGACATGACGGCCCGTGAGGTCACCGGTGAGGAGAAGGCCGAGTGGTGGAAGCGCGCGGTCGCGGCCTTCCCGCCGTACGAGGAGTACCAGCAGAAGACCAGCCGGGAGATCCCGGTGTTCGTGCTGGAGCGGTCCGGCCAGGGCTGA
- a CDS encoding glutathione S-transferase C-terminal domain-containing protein, whose protein sequence is MSGRDDSGGNSSYGRKAFKRSRAHFADRITADGRDGWPVEAGRYRLVVSRACPWAGRALVSRRLLGLEDAVSLAVADPVQDDRSWRFTLDPDGRDPVLGIRYLSEAYDRRETGHPGGVSVPAVVDVPSGKLVTNDYQQITLDFATEWTALHREGAPDLYPEKLRDEIDAVMDDIFRDVNNGVYRAGFATGQEEYEAACTALFGRLESLEQRLERQRYLVGDTLTEADIRLFTTLVRFDPVYHGHFKCNRWKLTESRVLWGYARDLYQTPGFGDTVDFDHIKRHYYQVHTGINPSGIVPLGPDLAGWTSPHHREELGGRPFGDGTPPGPVPPGEEIPARGRP, encoded by the coding sequence ATGAGCGGCCGCGACGACTCGGGAGGCAACAGCTCGTACGGCAGGAAGGCGTTCAAGCGGTCCCGGGCGCACTTCGCGGACCGGATCACCGCGGACGGGCGGGACGGGTGGCCGGTGGAGGCCGGGCGCTACCGGCTGGTGGTGAGCCGCGCCTGCCCCTGGGCGGGCCGGGCGCTGGTGTCGCGGCGGTTGCTGGGGCTGGAGGACGCGGTGTCCCTGGCCGTCGCGGACCCGGTCCAGGACGACCGCAGCTGGCGCTTCACCCTGGACCCCGACGGCCGTGACCCGGTGCTCGGCATCCGCTACCTCAGCGAGGCCTACGACCGGCGGGAGACGGGCCATCCGGGCGGGGTGAGCGTGCCGGCCGTGGTGGACGTGCCCAGCGGGAAGCTGGTCACCAACGACTACCAGCAGATCACCCTGGACTTCGCCACCGAGTGGACGGCCCTGCACCGCGAGGGGGCGCCCGACCTGTATCCCGAGAAGCTGCGCGACGAGATCGACGCGGTCATGGACGACATCTTCCGGGACGTCAACAACGGTGTGTACCGGGCGGGTTTCGCCACCGGGCAGGAGGAGTACGAGGCCGCCTGCACGGCGCTGTTCGGGCGGCTGGAGTCGCTGGAGCAGCGGCTGGAGCGGCAGCGGTACCTGGTCGGGGACACCCTCACCGAGGCGGACATCCGGCTGTTCACCACCCTGGTGCGGTTCGATCCGGTGTACCACGGGCACTTCAAGTGCAACCGCTGGAAGCTGACGGAGAGCCGGGTGCTGTGGGGATACGCCCGCGACCTGTACCAGACGCCGGGGTTCGGCGACACCGTCGACTTCGACCACATCAAGCGGCACTACTACCAGGTGCACACCGGCATCAACCCGTCCGGGATCGTCCCGCTCGGGCCCGACCTGGCCGGCTGGACGTCTCCCCACCACCGCGAGGAGCTCGGCGGCCGGCCGTTCGGCGACGGCACCCCGCCCGGTCCGGTGCCGCCCGGTGAGGAGATCCCGGCGCGGGGCCGCCCCTGA